In a single window of the Prionailurus viverrinus isolate Anna chromosome D3, UM_Priviv_1.0, whole genome shotgun sequence genome:
- the CCDC63 gene encoding coiled-coil domain-containing protein 63 isoform X1 — MPTSKKHRRKRSEVLKEPSEKVKEQLAEAELRKLKQQFRKMVESRKSFNFCSQQKISNQHKEIKTLQREQEEITLLLGLIKSSKNVELNERNYTELCFLLQTKEDYEALVKSQKVLLAELDEKIAQMEKKIINQKQIFAKIQKANDPRKLQKQIHILETRLNLVTVHFDKMLTTNAKLRKEIEDLRYEKVAYDNVYQQLLRRLSMQKKTMNVAIEQSAQAYEQRLEAMARMAAMKDRQQKDISQYNLEIRELERVYAHETKLKSFLLMKLNDRLEFEEQSKKEEALKAKKYKRKNKGESFESYEVAHLRLLKLTENGDLNELIEGFLAKEEKNFARFMYVTELNNDMEMMHKKTQRIQNEIILLQSQQKSSHDDNCSVLRQMEEKLKKTTEEADMYENSYKEISKTLEHLKNSVESLFKKINCDATKILGQLGETGKINDTNLPQYFAIIEEKTNDLLLLESYKRILDMEGAETEMPPPFINPFWGGSSLLKPTEPIKVIPPVLGADPFSDRLDEVDQPLDHSSLRQLVLSNYTAKEFRNRDLH; from the exons ATGCCGACG TCAAAGAAGCACAGGAGAAAACGCTCCGAAGTTCTCAAGGAACCTTCAGAGAAGGTCAAAGAACAGCTGGCTGAGGCTGAGCTTCGGAAGCTGAAGCAGCAATTCAGGAAGATGGTGGAAAGTCGCAAGTCCTTCAATTTCTGCTCCCAGCAGAAGATCTCGAACCAGCA CAAGGAAATCAAGACCCtgcagagggagcaggaggagaTCACTCTGCTTCTGGGTCTCATCAAGTCCTCGAAGAACGTGGAACTGAATGAGAGAAACTACACGGAGCTGTGTTTCCTGCTGCAGACCAAGGAAGACTACGAGGCCCTGGTTAAATCACAGAAGGTGCTGTTGGCAGAACTGGATGAGAAG attgctcagatggaaaaaaaaattataaaccaaaaaCAGATCTTCGCCAAGATACAGAAAGCCAATGACCCCCGGAAACTGCAAAAACAGATCCACATTTTGGAAACCCGTTTGAATCTC GTCACCGTGCACTTTGACAAGATGCTGACCACCAATGCTAAGCTCCGGAAGGAGATCGAGGACCTGCGGTATGAGAAGGTTGCGTATGACAATGTGTATCAGCAGCTGCTGCGGCGCTTATCGATGCAGAAGAAAACCATGAATGTGGCCATCGAGCAGTCTGCCCAGGCCTATGAGCAGAG GCTGGAAGCCATGGCTCGAATGGCCGCCATGAAGGACCGCCAGCAGAAAGACATTTCTCAGTACAACCTGGAGATCCGAGAGCTGGAGCGTGTCTATGCCCACGAGACCAAGCTCAAGTCCTTCTTGCTCATGAAGCTGAATGATCGTCTGGAGTTCGAGGAGCAGAGCAAAAAGGAAGAAG CCCTCAAGGCAAAGAAGTACAAGAGGAAGAACAAGGGTGAGAGTTTTGAGAGCTACGAGGTGGCGCACCTGCGGCTGCTGAAGCTGACAGAGAACGGGGACCTGAATGAGCTCATCGAGGGGTTTCTGGCCAAGGAGGAGAAGAACTTTGCTCGGTTCATGTACGTCACGGAGCTCAACAATGACATGGAGATGATGCACAAGAAGACCCAGAGAATCCAG AATGAGATCATCCTCTTGCAATCCCAGCAGAAATCATCCCATGATGACAACTGCTCTGTCCTGAGACAGATGGAG gagaaactgaagaagaccACGGAGGAGGCAGACATGTATGAGAACAGCTACAAGGAAATCAGCAAGACCTTGGAGCATCTCAAGAACTCGGTGGAGAGtctgtttaaaaagataaattgtgaTGCCACCAAGATCCTGGGGCAGTTAGGGGAGACAGGGAAAATCAATGACACCAACCTTCCACAGTACTTTG CCATCATTGAGGAGAAGACCAATGACCTCCTGCTGCTGGAGTCCTACAAGCGGATCCTGGatatggaaggggcagagaccgaGATGCCACCACCCTTCATCAACCCTTTCTGGGGTGGCTCTTCCCTCCTCAAGCCTACAGAACCCATCAAAGTCATCCCCCCGGTGCTTGGGGCTGACCCCTTCAGCGACAGGTTGGATGAAG
- the CCDC63 gene encoding coiled-coil domain-containing protein 63 isoform X2, with translation MPTSKKHRRKRSEVLKEPSEKVKEQLAEAELRKLKQQFRKMVESRKSFNFCSQQKISNQHKEIKTLQREQEEITLLLGLIKSSKNVELNERNYTELCFLLQTKEDYEALVKSQKIAQMEKKIINQKQIFAKIQKANDPRKLQKQIHILETRLNLVTVHFDKMLTTNAKLRKEIEDLRYEKVAYDNVYQQLLRRLSMQKKTMNVAIEQSAQAYEQRLEAMARMAAMKDRQQKDISQYNLEIRELERVYAHETKLKSFLLMKLNDRLEFEEQSKKEEALKAKKYKRKNKGESFESYEVAHLRLLKLTENGDLNELIEGFLAKEEKNFARFMYVTELNNDMEMMHKKTQRIQNEIILLQSQQKSSHDDNCSVLRQMEEKLKKTTEEADMYENSYKEISKTLEHLKNSVESLFKKINCDATKILGQLGETGKINDTNLPQYFAIIEEKTNDLLLLESYKRILDMEGAETEMPPPFINPFWGGSSLLKPTEPIKVIPPVLGADPFSDRLDEVDQPLDHSSLRQLVLSNYTAKEFRNRDLH, from the exons ATGCCGACG TCAAAGAAGCACAGGAGAAAACGCTCCGAAGTTCTCAAGGAACCTTCAGAGAAGGTCAAAGAACAGCTGGCTGAGGCTGAGCTTCGGAAGCTGAAGCAGCAATTCAGGAAGATGGTGGAAAGTCGCAAGTCCTTCAATTTCTGCTCCCAGCAGAAGATCTCGAACCAGCA CAAGGAAATCAAGACCCtgcagagggagcaggaggagaTCACTCTGCTTCTGGGTCTCATCAAGTCCTCGAAGAACGTGGAACTGAATGAGAGAAACTACACGGAGCTGTGTTTCCTGCTGCAGACCAAGGAAGACTACGAGGCCCTGGTTAAATCACAGAAG attgctcagatggaaaaaaaaattataaaccaaaaaCAGATCTTCGCCAAGATACAGAAAGCCAATGACCCCCGGAAACTGCAAAAACAGATCCACATTTTGGAAACCCGTTTGAATCTC GTCACCGTGCACTTTGACAAGATGCTGACCACCAATGCTAAGCTCCGGAAGGAGATCGAGGACCTGCGGTATGAGAAGGTTGCGTATGACAATGTGTATCAGCAGCTGCTGCGGCGCTTATCGATGCAGAAGAAAACCATGAATGTGGCCATCGAGCAGTCTGCCCAGGCCTATGAGCAGAG GCTGGAAGCCATGGCTCGAATGGCCGCCATGAAGGACCGCCAGCAGAAAGACATTTCTCAGTACAACCTGGAGATCCGAGAGCTGGAGCGTGTCTATGCCCACGAGACCAAGCTCAAGTCCTTCTTGCTCATGAAGCTGAATGATCGTCTGGAGTTCGAGGAGCAGAGCAAAAAGGAAGAAG CCCTCAAGGCAAAGAAGTACAAGAGGAAGAACAAGGGTGAGAGTTTTGAGAGCTACGAGGTGGCGCACCTGCGGCTGCTGAAGCTGACAGAGAACGGGGACCTGAATGAGCTCATCGAGGGGTTTCTGGCCAAGGAGGAGAAGAACTTTGCTCGGTTCATGTACGTCACGGAGCTCAACAATGACATGGAGATGATGCACAAGAAGACCCAGAGAATCCAG AATGAGATCATCCTCTTGCAATCCCAGCAGAAATCATCCCATGATGACAACTGCTCTGTCCTGAGACAGATGGAG gagaaactgaagaagaccACGGAGGAGGCAGACATGTATGAGAACAGCTACAAGGAAATCAGCAAGACCTTGGAGCATCTCAAGAACTCGGTGGAGAGtctgtttaaaaagataaattgtgaTGCCACCAAGATCCTGGGGCAGTTAGGGGAGACAGGGAAAATCAATGACACCAACCTTCCACAGTACTTTG CCATCATTGAGGAGAAGACCAATGACCTCCTGCTGCTGGAGTCCTACAAGCGGATCCTGGatatggaaggggcagagaccgaGATGCCACCACCCTTCATCAACCCTTTCTGGGGTGGCTCTTCCCTCCTCAAGCCTACAGAACCCATCAAAGTCATCCCCCCGGTGCTTGGGGCTGACCCCTTCAGCGACAGGTTGGATGAAG